TTATCCCGAATACGTTGCCCTGGGCGATTTGAACGGCGACGGCAAGGTCGACATGGCCGTCACCATGCAGGAAGGGCCGATCTACCTCAGTGCGGTTGTGGTTGCCCTCGGTAATGGAGATGGGACCTTTCAGGCACCCACGGCTTACCCCAGTTCTACACAAGGTGGCGGGTTGATCTATACCGAACCGGCGAACGTGCAGATGGCCGACTTTAACGGCGACGGCAACCTTGACCTGATCTACATCAACGCCGACTTGGGCACGATAGGGGTGATGACCGGCGTAGGGGATGGAACCTTCAACAGTCCGGTTGAGTTTCCCACGGCCGGCTACGTGTGGGGAATGACCGTGGCCGATGTGAACAACGATGGCGCTGTGGATGTAGTTGCGGGCAATGACTACGTTGGCGGCGTGAGCGTACTGCTAAATGGCAACGGGAGCGGAACCCAGCAGAACTTTACTGTGGCAACGCAAACGCCAAGTCAGACGGTCACGGCCGGGTCTTCCGCTACTTACAACCTAACTCTGGTGGGCACCAATTTGTATAACGGAACGATCACGTTCGCATGCACTGGCTTGCCGGACAAGGCGGCGTGTGCGTTCAGTCCGACTTCGCTCGTTGCTCAGGGGAACCTGCCTCTCAGTACGACTCTCACGATCAGCACCACGGCGGCGACTACGGCGCTGGTCGAGCCGGTCCGTCCAAACCCGAACGCCGGCGCACCGACTTTCCTGGCCAGCAGCCTTGGCCTGGGAGTGTTTGGTCTGTTGTTGGCAGGTGGCGGCAAGAATCGCCGCAAACGTCAGATGGCCATCCTGCTGGGAATCATGCTCCTGGTGATGATGATCACGCTGGTCGGATGCGACAACGGTTCGTCACCGATAACGTCAACGGGCACAACCGGCACGCCGGCAGGCAGTTACACCGTCACGGTAACATCAACCGGTACGGGGACAAGCACGCCAACTCACGCCGTGAACGTTACGCTGGTAGTGCAATAACACAGATGCGATAGGTCGTTGTGAAAGAGAAGCGGCTGGGGAATATCCAGCCGCTTTATTGTGTCCGCGAAATTTGTCGGCAACATTTGTTCGCGATGCCGCGGCGGGACAGCCGATGCGGCTGTCCCCACATCAGTCATTCTTAATCAGTCATTACTTAATCAGTCATTCTTAACTTAATCAGTCGTTCTTAGCTGGCGTGACTCTTTAGCACTTCCACGGCCTTGTTCAACTGGTCGTCGATCGGGTTCTTGGGTTTGGCGTCCTGATCCGGAGTGGCCGGGGCCGACTCCTCGTCGTCGGGACCGATGGAGTCGTCGGTTGCATCGGCCACGAGCACATTGGGGGTAATGGCGACGTCCTGGATGGCTTTGCCGCCGGGCGAATAATATTTCGCAACCGAGAGGATCAAAGCGCCGCCATCGGGCAGGTCGATGGTTTTCTGCACCGAGCCGTCGCCGAAAGTTTTGTCTCCGACAATGTCGCCGCGTGCGTTCTCCAGAATCGCGGCGGCAACGATTTCGCCGGCGCCGGAGGTTCCCCGATTGACCAGAACAGCGACCGGAAGATTCGTGATGGCCTTTGCCGGATCGGCATTAAAGGCTTCGCGGGGAAATTTCTGGCCCTGCAAATAAGTGATGGTGCCGTGATTCAGGAAGAGGTTAGCGGCCGTGACGCCTTCATTCTCATCGCCTTCGGCACAATTACGCAGATCAAGCAGAATCTTTTTCGCTCCGGACTTTTCGAGGCCCTTGATCTTGGCGGCAATCTCCTGGGTCTTGCCCTTGGTGAGGGCCTCAACTTTCACATAGCCGATGCCGTCGTCCATGAGCTTGTCGGTCACCGGAGGAATGCTGACCACATCGCGCGTAATTACTACTTTCTGTGGCTCTGCCTTGCGGGCGCGGACCACGGCAACATTCAGCGTGGAGCCGGGCGCTCCGGCGAGTAGGCTACGAATCTCCGGAAGCGACATTTCCCGCGTGCTTTGTCCTTCGATCGATTCGAATATATCGGTTTGCTCGATGCCGGCCTTTTCGGCGGGCGACCCTGGGAGCACGGCGACAACCGCCGCATAACCGAAGCGCTTCGACACTACTGCACCGATGCCGCCCTTCGCTTCCGACTTGCGACTCTTGTACGCCTTATAGGCGTCAGCCGACATGTAGCTGGAATTCGAATCGAGTGACTCCAAAAGCCCGTGCAGAGCCCCGTCAGTCACCTTGGGGATGTTGGGCTCTTCGACGTATTCACTGCGGACGCGCGAGAGCACTTCACTGTAGACCTGGAGTTGGCGGTAAGAGCCGTCGTTCGAGGAGGCGTGCACGCCTCCCATAGAACCTACGACGACGAAGAGTAGCACGGCAAAGGAGGTGACGAGAATTGCTGCTTTGATTTTCATGGACATCTGTTTTGATCTTCTTCTGGAAGGAGTTGCTTCCTATGGAACCCTCCCGATTATATCTCTGTAGATGCCGCTTTCGACTTCCCGGCTGCTTGATTTGATCCTCTTCGGTAATGTCGGCGATGGAGGGGTCCCTGACGAGAAAGACGTTCGAAGTCGCGATCTGTTATCTCGTGTTGTGCGGCCCAACAAAACAAGCAAGTTAGGGCGTTGGCTTGAAACTTATCGTGACCAGGGTCTGAACTGAAACGGGGCGGCCGTTCATGGTGTAGGGCTTGAATTTCCAGAGCTTGACGCCATCGATGGCGGCGCGGGCAAAGACCAAAGATCCCTGCATGAACTTGGCGTCCAGCATGGTGCCATCCCGGCCAATCAACACTTGCAAAATGACTGTGCCCTGCTGTCCACGGGCGCTGACGGGATATTCGATGGCAGGCTGATCGGTAAGCAAGGCACGCTCGGCGGTTTCGGAAATCGAGACGGGCTCAATTGACGGCATGGCGGTTTCGGGCGCCTTGTTGCCGCTGGCGTCCGGAGTCATGGAAGCCATTTGCGATTTCAGGCTGGTCGGAACGTTGCCCGGGGTCGACACGTAGTGCAGATCTTGAGTTTTAGGCGCTGCGGCACGCACGGGCACGGATTCAGCCGGAGCAGGAACTACTGCGGGCGCGTCAGAATGCGGCAGGTCGGTTGGGAGAACCGACGGGCTGCCCGCGGCGGTGAGAGCAACGGGTAAAGCGCGGGGTGTAGAAGGCCCACCAGGTACGGTCGATCCGCTTTGTGGGGCCGGCGTCTCGGGCATGGAAATGGAGGGTTGCGCATCCGGCGGCGCGACGGACGGCGGAGGCTGATCCGTTGGAGTAGCGCCAGTTGTGTCCCCTTGGCCCGGCTCGGCATTGCCTCCTAACGGATTTGACTTTTTGATGGTGGGATCAATCACCGGCAACACTTGAATCTGCGACGGGTCCGTCGTAGCGTCTGGAATGTGCTCGGCAACGGGCAGTTTGTATTCGTCGCCCGCGCGGGCGAAGTCTTCATGTACAACCGGCGCCTGTACGGGAGTGGCGGGCTGCGGATTAAGCCATCCACGCAGCGATCGCCGGCCATGCCCCCAGGCGGCGAGGAGGGTTGGATGCCAGGGCGCGCGCGGCGCGGCCACAATCGCGCCACTGGCCAGAACCAGCGCGGCAATGATTGGGCGTTTGAAACGGAACTTGGGCCGCGAAGCGCCTTCTGGGTCGTCGCTTTCTCCTGCCATGGAAGAGAAGCGCTCGGCTTCTTTCTTCTGCTCGTGTTTCTTCTCCGGCCGGGGCTCGGGATTCCGCTCGGGCTTTGGTTCCGCCTCTTCAATGTTCGTGTTCTGCTGATTCGGGGAGGTGAACCTCTGCGCCCAGTCTTGTGCCGTGATGGGAGTTCGCGCGGGAGTCTGGGCTGGGGTCTGATCGTAGTCAAGCAAGTCCGGCTTGTCGGGCACGGGGGCAGGGGCTGCCGGCGATTGCACCGGATTCGGAGACGCTGACCCGGCCCGGGTTTTCAAATACCATTCCAAACCTTTGCGTTCGGTCGGCTCTGGCGGCGGAGGCGGCAAGTCAGAAGCGGGCGTGGTGTGCGCCATGGCGGCAGCGGTGGGCTCCAGTTCACTGAGCGGGTCGACGGGGTGAACCGAAAATGCCTCCAGCGAGCGATGTACATCGGATTCAGTTTCGAAGTGCCCCCCTGGAGACTGCGGGCCGGATTGCAAAAATTCGCCTGCCCGGAGTCGGCTTTCGTGTCCCGGTTCCATGCTGGACGGAAGTACTGAAGCTGCAGCGGCGGCGGCGACCGGCTCCGGCGTAGGATTGGCCGCGGACTCCTTCTTGGAACGCAGCAGATCGCGCGCCGTGGTCAAGGTGTCTCTGACCTGGTTCGCCAGGATGGGCTTGCGCAAGATCGAATTGGCACCGGCCTGCAAGGCCTGCGACACGCTGATGTCGTCGCTGACAATGGCCAGAGTAAGCGGGCGTTCAGCAGCTTTGCGCTCGCGGGCTGCCGTAAGCAGCAGCGCACCTTCGGGCTGCTGGTTCCAATCAATGATGACGATTTGAAAATCCTGCTGGGTAACTTTGTCGATGGTGGCGACCGGCTCGGAGCAGTGCTCTGCCTCGACGCCGAGAGCGGTCAGCACCTCTAGAATAGGCGCAGCCGTTTCCTCGTCGGAAGAGAACAAGAGGCAGCGGAGATCCATATTCTTAGAGACTAGAGGTAGCGGGTAACTGCAAGCAAGATTACCGTGGGAGCGCCGAGGCGATGGTTCTGACACCGGCAGTACATGTACCGCGGAGTGGTCGCTTGCTAGAATGCTCGGTCGCACGCGAACCAAAACTCGAACCACCAAGGGCACTGAGGAACACGGAGTTATGGGCTTGCAGGAACACAATTACTGGCTTACCACGGCTGAGTTTCCTGTGCTGGATGCCGCATTGCCCCTCCCGGAAATAGTGGACGTGGCGGTCATTGGGGCGGGATTCACGGGACTGTCGGCTGCGCGTACATTGGCGAAGCGCGGTGCGCGGGTTGCCGTGCTGGAAGGGGAAACCATCGGGTGGGGCGCCAGTTCGCGCAATGGCGGGATGATTTTGACCGGGATGAAGCTGGGCGTGAATCAGCTTATCTCGATGTACGGGCGCGAGCTTACCCAGCGCATGTACGCCGCGTCGCTGGCGTCGATCGACTGCGTGGAACAGATTGTGCGTGAAGAGAAGATCGATTGCGACTTTTCGCGATGCGGTCATCTCGAAGTTGCCTGCAAGCAGAAGCATTTTGATGACTACGCGCGCCAGGCCGAAGTAATTGCGCGCGAGTTCGGGCACAGGTTGCGTGTAGCGCAGAAGGATCAGTTGAGTTCGGAGATTGGATCGACGATTTATTACGGCGGCATGGTCGATGAAGTCAGCGCGGGTGCGAATCCGGCGCGCTATGTTTCCGGGCTGGGACGCGCTGCCATTTCGGCGGGAGCTGGAATCTTTGAGCACGCTCGCGTGCTGACGATTGAGCGGGACTCGCGGCAAGGCGAACTGGGATGGAAGATTGCGACTTCGCGGGGAGCGACATGGGCGCATGAAGTCTTCGTTGCGACCAGCGGATATACGGGGCCTGCGACTCCGGCGCTGCGAAAGAAACTCATTCCGATCGGGTCGTTCATCATTACGACCGAAGTGCTTCCGGAAGCGCTGGCGCGAGAACTCAGCCCGCGCAACCGGATGATTTATGACTCGAAGAATTTTCTGTACTACTACCGGCTGACGCCCGACCGGCGGATGTTGTTCGGAGGCCGCGCGGCATTTTTTCCGGAGAACGATCAGACGGTGCGGCGGAGCGCGCAGATTCTGCGGCGGGGCATGATCGAGGTCTATCCGCAATTGAGCGACGCCAGGATCGATTATGTCTGGGGCGGCACGCTCGACTTCGCCTTCGACATCATGCCGCACGCGGGACAGATGGATGGAATGTATTACGCGGTTGGATATGCAGGGCATGGCGTGGCGATAGCGACGTATCAGGGACAGAAGATTGCTGAGCTCATGGCGGGAGATAAGCCGGAGAATCCGTTTGTAGAGATTCCGTTTCCGGGAGCGCCGCTGGGTTTGTACAACGGGAGGCCGTGGTTCTTGCCGCTGGCAGGGGCGTGGTACAAGTTTTTGGATTGGGTGAGTTGAGGTCGTGGGTGGCCGAACCTGAAAATTACGGATTACCGGAATGGATTTCGAACCGTCATTCGCTCGTCGATGATCTGCCCATCTTTCAAGTCTTCTGAGTAGAGCGTCCCGCACTTCGCCTCCAACGCCGAGGCAACGATGAGTGCGTCATAAATTGTGTATCCGTACCGCTCCGCGATGCGCACAGCGCTTTCGTGGGTTTCGACAGTGACCGCGAGGATTTCAGGGCAAAGGAGCCGAATCGACTGCAGCGTTGCTCTAACGTCATCCCAGGGCATCTGCACCTTGCGACGCACGATAGAAACAAATTCGTTCAATACCTGCGCGCTAATCGTGCCGCCGGCGAACAGCAATTCTTGAGCACGCAATTTCCGCGGATCGTTTTGTACGATGGCGTATACCACAACGTTGGTGTCGAAGAACGCCTTACCGTTCATGCGCCTCTTCGCGATTAAAGACAAATCCCTTGGGGAATGGGCGGCTCAATTTTCGAAGAGCCGCCAAAGCTTGCTCACGGCTCCGATCTCGCTTCACTTCAAAGTTCCTGGGGCCTGCCACCTGGATTTCAATGAGATCGCCCTCTTTCAGATTTAGGGCTTCTACCACCGCCGATGGCAGTCGGACGGCCAGACTGTTTCCCCACTTCGCAACTCGCATAAAACTCCTTGGATATACATTTAGATTGTATATCCACACCTCTATTTCGTCAATTTGGCAATGGAAGAGCAGAGGCGTCAATGCACCACAACGGTGTAGAATGGTGACATGGCTGCCACCAAACAAGTCCGCCGAAGCGTAACGCTTCCCACCCGGTTAGCGGAGCAGGTCGAGCGCATCGCCAAGAAACGACGCCTCAGCGATAATCGCGTGCTGGTCGAACTGGTCGAGCAGGGATTAGAAGCTCAGAAGGAAAAAGAAAAGGCTTTTTTCGCCCTCGCGGAGCGCTTCCGTTCAGCGGCTGATCCGAAGGAAGCGAAACAACTGGGCGACGAGATGGGCCGTTTCATCTTCGGTAAGTGAATGCGGGTAAGTGCAGCGCCGGTGAGTGAATGCCGCAGATCGAAACCTGGTCTCGCCTCCCGACTGCGATACGGGAACACCTGATCGAGCGCATGCACGACCGAAACATCAGCGTTAGTGATCTGAATCGACTTCGTCTCTGGATGGAAACGAAGCCCGAGGTGCCGCAAGGAAAGTGGTACAAAGATTTCGGTTCCTTCAAGCTTTGCGGCGAAGGCAGGTATCCCAAGACTTTTCTTCTTGCTGGCCAAGCGGCGACTGGACGGAGCCTCTAACCCGCGCCCTTCAACCGGTTGGCCGCCTCGGCGGCCGATCCGCAAACATCTACGGTTTTGCCGTTGTCTTTCTCGAGGCCGCAGTGATCTCCGAAATCTTCGATCTGGGTCACATGGTCGGGATTGACCTGGATTTTTCCTCCGGCCATTCCGAGTTTTGGATCGACGTAAACCTGGAACTCGACGAAGTTGCTCATCCACTGACTCCTGGTTGGGATTTAAACTGCGGTCCCTTTCTTTGATTCGAACTGTCTGACACACCAATACACCACGGGACCGACCACAATCGCAATTGCTCCGCCGATCATGCCGAAGCGATCGCTGCCCAGCAGGGCAACCAAAGCCATCGCGACCGGCGCGCCCACTACGTAAAGCAGGCCCGCGCGTCCTCCGGGAATCGTGAATGAGCGCTTCAGATTCGGTTGTGTGCGGCGAAGCTTCCATGCTGAGAGTACCGTCAGCACCGTCGTCGCGGAGCGCAGCCAGATGTAGACGGAGATCAGTTCGGCCAAGCTCTGCCATGCGAGCAGGGCATAGATCACCGCCGACACTACAATGGCGAGCCAGGGCGTTCCGTAGCGTGAGTGCTTCTGCGTCAAAGCGCGCGGCAAATATCCGTCTTCGGCCATGGCGAAGGGCATGCGGGTGGTGGTGAGCACGGTGCTGTTGAGCAGCGCGACGTTGCCCACCATCGCGGCCAGCGTCATCCAGGTGCCCAGCCAAAGGTGGCCGTGGAATGAGCCGCCGATCATGCTGGCGGCGTCGGAGAAATATCCAGCGTGCCATTTCTCCCAATTGCCGGCCGAAGCCAGCCCGCACAAGGTCGGCAGAAAATAGGTGGCGATCGATATGGGCACGACCAAGGCGAGCGCTCTTGGATAGGCGCGTTGCGGATTCTCGACCTCTTCGGCCACCGTGGAAAGTTGCTCGTAGCCGGAGTAGAGCCAGAGGCCCAGCGCCAAGCCTACGCCAAAGACTTTGAAGGTCGCTTGATGCGGAGGAATAAAAGGAACGAATGGATTGTGTCGCCAATGGAAGAGCGCGATGACGATCATCGTGACTACAGGAAGAAAGATGAAAATTTCAAGCACGGTCGCGACTTGCCCGACCATTTCGATGCCGCGCACGTTGATCCAGGTGAGCACGGCAATCAGGGCGACCGAGATGAGATAGTGCTCCCACCATGTCATCTTGAAGTAGTAACCAAGATAGTCTGTGAAAAGCACGGCGTAGGCGCCGCCCAGCAGAAAGGATGCGGTCCAGTTCCACCATCCGGCGAGGAAACCCCAGAAGTCGCCGAAGGCGGCGCGGGCCCAGCGATAAAAGCCGCCCTCGACCGGCATCGCGGTAGTGAGTTCCGCCGAAACCAGCGAGACCGGGATGCACCAGAAAAACGGGAGCACGAGCAGGTAGATCAGCGTCATGCCGGGGCCGGAGGTGGTGACCATGTCTTCAAGCCCGAAGGGGCCGCCGGTGGTGTAGGAGAACATTACGAAGACGAGGTAGAAGAGGCCGGCTTTACGGAGAGCGGAGTTGGATTGAGCGGCCAAGGAGCGATTCGGATCAATTTTAGATTTGCGATTTCAGATTGCAGATTGAAACCCTCGCGTCGGGCTTGAATCTTCAATCTGAAATCTGCAATCTGCAATCTGCAATCTGCAATCGAAAGTCTGCAATCCGGGTCGCTACGCGGCCAGCGTTCCCGACAGCGCGCCTTCCAGTTCGAGCAGTTTGCGCTTCACGTCGAGGCCGCCGCCGTAGCCGCATAGCGTACCGTCGGAGGCGATGACGCGATGGCACGGGACGACAATTGCCACAGGGTTGCGATTGTTCGCCATGCCGACGGCGCGGAAGCCTTGCGGCCTGCCGACCGCGCGGGCAATATCGGCATAGGAGCGGGTTTCGCCGTAGGGAATCGCAAGCAGCGCGCGCCAGCAAGCCAATTGAAAATCTGTGCCGCGCAGATCGAGGGCGAAGGTGAAGGCGCGGCGTTTGCCCGCAAAATATTCTTCGAGTTCGCCGACATAGTCTTTCGTCGCGTGGGCGGATTCTTCGAAGCGGATGCGCTGGTCATTGTCATTGTCATTGCCCGTGCGTTCGGCCCGCAGGTCGCGAGGGTTGGGACGAATCGTCCGCTGGCCGGGCAGGCGGCGGTCGAACTCTAAGGCCCTCAATCCATGGTCGGAGATGGCAAGGAAGAGGGGGCCTACGGGCGAGTTAAATATAATGGAATGAATTGTTTCCATGCGGCGTGCTAACTTCGCAAAGGCCTCGGTCGAGTATACGGCGCCACCACGATAGCACGAGCGCCAGCATCCCCGACCATTTTTTAAGTTGCGCAGCATATTGACAGAATCATTTTTTTCGACGACATTGGCTCGTGCAATTTGCGCGTTTGGGAAAGTGCACCGTTGAGAAAAATCCTGATTATTGCGGCCGCGATTGTGTTGGCGCCGGCTCTGCTGGTCAGTCTGGTGGTTCGGGCCGCGGGCGATTGGCGAAGCATCGGGCAAACCGAAGGCGGGGATAAAGTATCGGTCAGTTCGGTTCACGTCCTCAAGCACAATCAACGGATCGCGCTAGTGCGGGTCGAGTTCAAGGAACCGGCAGAACTGCCGCAGGGCGGTCCGTTCGTGGAAATGCGCGCTCGCGTACGATTCAACTGCACCGACGGCGCTGCCACTCCTACGACGGAATGGTTCTACTCTCGCGACCGTAGTGGACGCTTCGTGGTGAGCAAGAAAGCCTCGCACGACGATCAGTTCGGCAAGCATCCTGAAGGGGGCTTCGTCGATCTGGTCAACAAGAGCGTTTGTAGCCAGAGCAAATAAAATCTTTAACCACAGAGAGCGCTGAGGACCACAGAGGAAACTCCTGCCCTGTCCGCCTCCCATCTTTATTTCTTCAGTGCGAACGATTTCTTCAGTGCGAACGCCACGTAGACGCCGCCTGACTTCGACTTGGGATCTTTCCCGCCGCCGGCCGCGATTACAAGGAATTGCCGGCCGTCAATTTCATAGGTGGCCGGAGTGGTGTTGGCCGAAAATGGCAGCTTGGTTTCCCAGAGCAGGGCGCCGGTAGTTTTGTCGAATGCCCGAAATTTCCGATCGACGTTAGTCGCACCGATGAATACCAGGCCCCCCGCCGTTACCATGGGACCGCCGTAATTTTCAGACCCCGTATTCTTGTCCGCCAAATCCGGATACTCGCCTAACGGAATCTTCCACAAATATTCGCCGGTGTTGAGATTGATAGCGTTGAGCGTTCCCCACGGCGGCGCGACGGCGGGATAACCGTCGGGATCGAGGAATTTCTTGTATCCAGTGAAGTGATATTTCATGGCTGGGGCCGCAACTTCGGAATTCCGCATCTCTTTGTTTTCGATATTGTTGTTTTCGATATTGCCGACCCCACCGCTGACGACATACGAAAGCAAACTTGAAATTTGGTCGGGAGCAAGGATGGCGAAACCGGGCATGCGACCCTTGCCGTTCCTGATGGTCGCGGCGATATCGGACGCCGACATTCGTTGGCTTACGCCGACGAGTGAAGGAATCGCGGGCGGCGATCCTCCCATTTTTTCGCCGTGGCAAACCGCACATTGGCTGATGTAAAGCGCTTTGCCAGAGTTTCCTTCTTCTTCTGAGGGCGTACTCTCGGCCAGCGCGCCCGTCCACGCCACGTCGTTGGCGTTCACGTAGAGGACGCCCGTCTGGGGATCGGCAGCGGCGCCGCCCCACTCGGCGCCCCCATCGAATCCGGGAAAGATGACTGTGTCTTTGCCTACGCTGAAGGGAACGAACTGGCCTTCACTGCGAAAACTGTGGAACTTATCGAGCGCCCACTGATGGACCTGCGGCGTACGCTGGCTCAGAAGGTTCTCGGTGAGGAGTTGGCGAGCAAAGGGAGCGGGCTTCGTGGGCAGGCATTGCTGCGGCGCGGCAACTTCTCCAGGCACGTCGCTGGGCGGATAGCTGCGGCATTGGATAGGAAACAGTGGGGTTCCATTGCTGCGGTCGAAGAGAAAAACGAAGCCTTGCTTTGTGGTCTGAGCGACTGCGTCGACTTTGCTGCCGTCGTGCTCAACTGTCAGGAGAACCGGGGGCGAAGGAAAATCGCGGTCCCAAAGATCATGGCGTACACCCTGAAAATGCCAGATGCGCTCGCCGGTCGCGGCGTTCAGGGCGATGAGGCAATTGGCGAACAGGTCATCGCCGGCACGGTCTGCACCGTAAAAATCGAAGGCCGCAGAACCCGTGGGAACATAGACGACACCCCGTTCGGTATCGACGGTCATTCCTGCCCAGTTGTTGGCAGCGCCGCTGGTTTTCCACGCCTCTTTGGGCCAGGTTTCGTAGCCGAATTCGCCGGGATGCGGAATGGTGTGGAACGACCAGCGCAGTGTGCCGCTGCGCACGTCATAGGCCCGCACATCGCCGGGAGATGCAGGCAGAGTTTCGGACTCGCGTCCGCCGACGATCATCAGATCTTTGTAGATCACCGCGGGGGTGGTGACGTAGATCGACTGCTGAGTCGGATCGCGGCCGAGATCTTCACGAAGATCGATGCGGCCGTCGCCATTCTTGCCGAAACTGGAAATTGGTTTGCCGCTTGCGGCGTCGAGTGCATAGACGAAGTTCATCACGGCGACGAGAATGCGGCGGTCGTTACTGGGGTGCTGATTATTCTTGTCGGCCTTTTGGCCTGGGGTATCGCTCCAGTAGGCCAGGCCCCGGTCGGGTTGCGTCCCTTTAATTCCGGAATCGAACTTCCATAGCAGCTTGCCCGTGGAAGAATTCAGTGCGAAGACTTTTTCGGAGGGCGTGAGACCGTAGAGTACTCCGTCGACCTCGATTGGACTGCTTTGCAGACCGCCTTCTTCTTCGGTATCAAACATCCAGGCGACTTTGAGTTGTTGGACGTTCTTGCGATTGATCTGCTTCAGCGAGGAAAAGTGGTTGTTCTCCGCGGTTCCGCCATAGATTGGCCAATCGTGCGTTTGTTTTTTATCGGCGGCCTTGACTGACGAGACCATTCCAAAGGTCACCGCGGCCACGAGCAAAATAGTCGTCGTGAAACTGAGCCGCCTCTCGGTCATCCGTTGAGCCTTCTTTCGTGTGTCTGGTTGATGCGGTTGAGAAGTCCGCTTTCGGAGGATTATTTCCAGACCGATTCTAGACCTATGGCGCAAATGATGAGTCGTGCACGCAAAGATTTTATAAAACGTTTTGTAAAGTGAGTTCGTCGATTGGACTTGTCCGACTGAAGCACGCTAGCGCTGCGGCCCGTGCAGCCCTTCTCTGACGTGATGGTGCGAGGGCGGATCGATGGTTTGCGCTTGCTTGTCGTTCAGGTCGAGGCCGAAAGATGGCTTCTGGTAGGTTCCAGAGATTCGGATCGGTACGATTTCTTTTCTGCGTCTTTTTTTGAAAAAAGGATCCATCACCTTCAGCAAAAGCGCCTTGGGGCCGGTGGTGGTTTTCGAAATCTTCGTATCTACTTTCATCTGGCCGCGCAAGTCGATCTTGTAATTGATCAGGTTGTAAGTTCCGTGCATGAGCGCGGCGGCTCCAGGGATGCCGAAAGAAATATCGCTAAATGTGCTGACTCCGTTGTTGACGGTGACCTTGCCGGTCAGGCCCATGAGCACGGTCTCGGGATCGGACGTATCTTTTTCTCCACCGGCTTTTTGCCCGCGGGCTTGGGAGCTGAGTTTGTTCACGCTCTCCTGCGTAGAGGAATTGGAAAAGCCGCCGTGCTCGATTCCAAAATTTCCCTGGAGAGAAAGTTTCCTCAGGAAGGGCTGTGGGCCGGAAGGAATCTGCACTTTTGCCCGCAAGGTAACTTCGCCGGACATCGGAGAGCGCGGAGCCTGGACAAAAAGTCCGAGAATATCTTCGATGCGGCCTTGATCGGCGGTCAAGTCGATGAGCGCGGTCTTGCCTTTTCCGTGGGCCGATTTCGCGATACTGCCTTGCGCTACTACGTGCGTTTTGCGGAAATGCGCGTCCACACGATTCAGGAAGGTGTCGCCATGCGTGGCGTCGACATAGGCGCTGAACTCGGTTTTCAAACGCACGGGATGGTGCCCGGATTCAACCGTGAAGTCAGGCGTGTCGGTTGTGCCAGAGATATCGATATGCTGCAATTTCCCGGAAAACTTTCCCGTCGAGGACAGGATGCCGCCAATGGAGTGGTACACACTCAGGTCGGCGTGCTCGAATTTGTATTCGCCGGAGATGGGCGTCTGGGCGGGATCGTTGTCATTCCACATACCGAACTTGCCGAAGGCGGTGACTTCTCCCGGCGGTTCAGGATTGTGTACTTTCAAGTCATACG
The Candidatus Sulfotelmatobacter sp. DNA segment above includes these coding regions:
- a CDS encoding methylated-DNA--[protein]-cysteine S-methyltransferase, which translates into the protein METIHSIIFNSPVGPLFLAISDHGLRALEFDRRLPGQRTIRPNPRDLRAERTGNDNDNDQRIRFEESAHATKDYVGELEEYFAGKRRAFTFALDLRGTDFQLACWRALLAIPYGETRSYADIARAVGRPQGFRAVGMANNRNPVAIVVPCHRVIASDGTLCGYGGGLDVKRKLLELEGALSGTLAA
- a CDS encoding surface-adhesin E family protein is translated as MRKILIIAAAIVLAPALLVSLVVRAAGDWRSIGQTEGGDKVSVSSVHVLKHNQRIALVRVEFKEPAELPQGGPFVEMRARVRFNCTDGAATPTTEWFYSRDRSGRFVVSKKASHDDQFGKHPEGGFVDLVNKSVCSQSK
- a CDS encoding PQQ-binding-like beta-propeller repeat protein, with the protein product MTERRLSFTTTILLVAAVTFGMVSSVKAADKKQTHDWPIYGGTAENNHFSSLKQINRKNVQQLKVAWMFDTEEEGGLQSSPIEVDGVLYGLTPSEKVFALNSSTGKLLWKFDSGIKGTQPDRGLAYWSDTPGQKADKNNQHPSNDRRILVAVMNFVYALDAASGKPISSFGKNGDGRIDLREDLGRDPTQQSIYVTTPAVIYKDLMIVGGRESETLPASPGDVRAYDVRSGTLRWSFHTIPHPGEFGYETWPKEAWKTSGAANNWAGMTVDTERGVVYVPTGSAAFDFYGADRAGDDLFANCLIALNAATGERIWHFQGVRHDLWDRDFPSPPVLLTVEHDGSKVDAVAQTTKQGFVFLFDRSNGTPLFPIQCRSYPPSDVPGEVAAPQQCLPTKPAPFARQLLTENLLSQRTPQVHQWALDKFHSFRSEGQFVPFSVGKDTVIFPGFDGGAEWGGAAADPQTGVLYVNANDVAWTGALAESTPSEEEGNSGKALYISQCAVCHGEKMGGSPPAIPSLVGVSQRMSASDIAATIRNGKGRMPGFAILAPDQISSLLSYVVSGGVGNIENNNIENKEMRNSEVAAPAMKYHFTGYKKFLDPDGYPAVAPPWGTLNAINLNTGEYLWKIPLGEYPDLADKNTGSENYGGPMVTAGGLVFIGATNVDRKFRAFDKTTGALLWETKLPFSANTTPATYEIDGRQFLVIAAGGGKDPKSKSGGVYVAFALKKSFALKK
- a CDS encoding AsmA-like C-terminal region-containing protein, coding for MIVLIGAAAALLRHYWPFDQKPVIEDLEEDSDSHVQVRAFHRTYFPHPGCILDGVVFRRGSTSTPPLIVIEKLTIEGSYAGIFASRVSRVTAEGMHVVIPPFGTAPPFHAQRSTTAVGEIIANGATLEFASAQPNGHSLRFDIHQASLRDVGENGPLTYDLKVHNPEPPGEVTAFGKFGMWNDNDPAQTPISGEYKFEHADLSVYHSIGGILSSTGKFSGKLQHIDISGTTDTPDFTVESGHHPVRLKTEFSAYVDATHGDTFLNRVDAHFRKTHVVAQGSIAKSAHGKGKTALIDLTADQGRIEDILGLFVQAPRSPMSGEVTLRAKVQIPSGPQPFLRKLSLQGNFGIEHGGFSNSSTQESVNKLSSQARGQKAGGEKDTSDPETVLMGLTGKVTVNNGVSTFSDISFGIPGAAALMHGTYNLINYKIDLRGQMKVDTKISKTTTGPKALLLKVMDPFFKKRRRKEIVPIRISGTYQKPSFGLDLNDKQAQTIDPPSHHHVREGLHGPQR
- a CDS encoding APC family permease; amino-acid sequence: MAAQSNSALRKAGLFYLVFVMFSYTTGGPFGLEDMVTTSGPGMTLIYLLVLPFFWCIPVSLVSAELTTAMPVEGGFYRWARAAFGDFWGFLAGWWNWTASFLLGGAYAVLFTDYLGYYFKMTWWEHYLISVALIAVLTWINVRGIEMVGQVATVLEIFIFLPVVTMIVIALFHWRHNPFVPFIPPHQATFKVFGVGLALGLWLYSGYEQLSTVAEEVENPQRAYPRALALVVPISIATYFLPTLCGLASAGNWEKWHAGYFSDAASMIGGSFHGHLWLGTWMTLAAMVGNVALLNSTVLTTTRMPFAMAEDGYLPRALTQKHSRYGTPWLAIVVSAVIYALLAWQSLAELISVYIWLRSATTVLTVLSAWKLRRTQPNLKRSFTIPGGRAGLLYVVGAPVAMALVALLGSDRFGMIGGAIAIVVGPVVYWCVRQFESKKGTAV